The Anomaloglossus baeobatrachus isolate aAnoBae1 chromosome 5, aAnoBae1.hap1, whole genome shotgun sequence genome includes the window agagccacagcaactgtaacagaatgctgctgctcccgtgtagtctaatcactcaatgagtgagcaggggatgcgggttggtaagcggtggcgtcaccgctgccaccgttgcaatagtaacctgacaggtgggttactatagcaacggtgatctctgatcacgtgattcctggtgccgctattcaccggctgtggcatccagtccctgcatgtgggctgactctgtaaagagcgccgacatgcagggacagggagccgaccatttGCCAGAGCATCTCGCAGGTACACGGAAATGCTCAAaccccgtgtaccggagagatgcactgacaggacttagaatgatgtcatagccatatgaccagtctgtagccaatgagataatacacatgtgactggtcacatgctatgacatcacggaaaggtcctatcatcagagctggttaccgggaggacgcagctatAATCGGAAGgcgaagcggcaggagacagagtgcaggacgcattgcgggacctgtaagtataatggcaatgtttattattaactgtatgtgtatatctatactgtgtttgtatgtgtttgtgtttgcctgccattgttttcaatggggttcgaaggtgttcgtcgaacgttcgatgaacactcctaccattcgacgaaccgaaccatacttgaacactaggggggtggctcatctctagcctgaagatcctgctcttgctgatgtagaatttttttcaggctctggggttgttatatgatgaacctaatgttattgatcaagccgagaaaactttagtggctttgatccagggtcagtcACTTTCAGAAGTATATTGTCAGAAATTTCATAAGTGGGtggtccttactgagtggaatgatgcggctcTCTTTCGGAAAGGGTTGGCAGAGTCTGTAAAGGATgctatggtgggctttcctgtcctcTCTGGTCTCAATAACTCTATGtcattagccattcagattgatagacatttATGTGAACATAAAACAATGCGAGCAGAGACGTCGCTCTCAGagcagtctccggagcctatgcagtgtgatagggtcctttctagggtggaacggcaggattttagatggcgtaataagctaggtttcttctgtggagacgcctctcatactaATTCTGTCTGCCCTAAGCGTGAGAAACGATTTGCCCAGTCATTTACTTTGGGCTGTATACAgtctaaatttcttttgtcagtttctttgatctgttccctgtcATCATTTTTGGCTATGGCTTTTATTGtttcaggagctgccctgaacttgatggattttgggtttgctgagcgttgtgcttttcctatggtacctttgcatgctcctatccctttgaggggtatatatgctactcctttagctgaaaataagcacCAGTTTTAgacccaggtgacgatgcgggttgcacctgaccatcaggaggtttgtaagtttcTGGTCTTGCATAATTTCCATGACATTTtgatactgggattcccttggttgcaaacccataatccagttcttaatTGGACATCTTTTTCTGTGACTAGTTGGGActgccaatgtgtgcatagtgatactcctgttttggctatttcatctcagacacaggaggtccctgactatttggcggatttcatggatgtatttaatgagaccgaggctgcgtccttgcctacgcatagggactatgattgcgctattgaattagtgcctggttgtaaatttcctaagggacggcttttcaatttatctgtacctgaacatgttgctatacagacttatattaaggagtctttggagaagggtcacatcagaccttcatcttcacctttgggcgctgtttttttctttgtggccaagaaggatggctcattgtGGTCCTGTATTGACTattgtctccttaataaaatcacggttaaatatcagtatcaattgcctctgatttccgacctgttttctagagtgaagggtactagttggtttactaagctcGATCTTCAGGGAGTGTATAATCTCATTCACATTAAGCagagtgatgaatggaagacagcgTTTAATACCCCCGAGGGGTATTTtgaatacctagtgatgccctttgggctcactaattcCCCCTCCGTCTTACAATCTTTCATGAATGAGATTCTCCGGGACTTTGTTGAccaatttttgattgtctatttggatgacattttgattttttctgacgactgggattctcatgttgaacaggtttgGACAGTGGTTCAGGTTCTCAGAGACAATGCGTTATATGTCAAgggttgaaatgtctgtttggcgtttggggtttattttgtccccatcttctattgagatggatccagTCAAGGTCCAGGCTATTCATGATTGGATTCAGCCTACTTGTTTGAAAggccttcagaagtttttgggttttgctaatttctatcgtaaattcatagACAATTTTTCCAGtgttgtcaagccattgactgatttgacctaGAAAGgtgctgatgttgtgaattggtcttcagaggcagtcttggcttttcaggagcttaaaaggaggtttacttctgctccagtcttgtAGCAGCCTGATTTGTCTATTCCTTTTCAGATGGAGATTgatgcctcggagatcggagctggggctgtcttgtctcaaagaaaCCCTGTGACTTCTAAACTTAGACCCTGTGCCTTTTCACCACTGGAGCGAAaatatgatgtggggaatcgggaattattggctatgaagtgggcctttgaagaatggagacattggctgcagagggcgagacatcaaattgttgtactcactgatcataagaatttgatctatcttgaatctgccaggaggttgaatcctaggcaggctagatgggccttgtttttaacgcgctttaattttgtgggctcttatattccgggtactaagaatattaaggcagATGCCCTttttaggagtttctttgctgattctctggatgtgatcgagcctgctaccatcctgcatgagagAATGATTTTCTCTGCGATTTCACAcgatttgagacttgctcttgaggaatttcaggagagcAAACCTTAAAGATGTCCTGGGGGGAAATTGCATGTTCCTGACCATTGTAGGATtagagtgatgtctgaagttcattgttctgtgttggctggtcatcctaggatttttggcaccagggatttgttGAGttggtccttttggtggccttctctttcTCGTGATGTaaggagttttgtgcagtcctgtgggatctgttctacatccaagtcttcttgttctcgttctagtggactattattgccattgCTAGTGCCTAAGacaccatggactcacatctcaatggattttatttctgatcttcctgtttctcaggggatgacggttatttgggtaatctgtgatagattttccaaaattattcatttggtgccactgcctaagttgccatcagcttcgaaGTTGGTACCTTtcctttgtttcttcgtcaggtggttcgtttgcatggtattcctgagaatgttgtgtccgataggggagtccagtttgtgtctcaattttggagagctttttgttctaggctgggagttgagttgtccttctcctctgcatttcatccttaggtgggctttgcacgttgcgacatcgcaagccgatgctgcgatgtcgcacgcgatagtctccgcccccgtcgcaggtgcgatatcgtgtgatagctgacgtagcacaaattatcgctacgccagcttcacatgcactcacccgccctgcgaccgtcgctctggccggcgacccgccttcttcctgagggggcgggtcgtgcggcgtcatagcgacgtcacacggcaggcggccaatagcggcagaggggcggagatgagcaggatgtaaacatcccgcccacctccttccttccgcatatcctacggaagccgcagtgacgccggtaggagatgttcctcgctcctgcggcttcacacacagcgatgtgtgctgccgcaggaacgaggaacaacatcggaccgtcgcgtcagcgtaattatggattacgccaacgctacaccgatgatacgattacgacgattttgcgctcgttaatcttatcatctaggctttacacagtacgatatcgcatgcgatgccggatgtgcgtcactttcaatttgaccccaccgacatcgcacctgcgatgtcgtagtgtgcaaagcccgccttagaccaatAGACAGACTGAGAGGATAAATCAGACTTTGGAAGCCTATTTGAGATattttgtgtcggctgatcaggacgactgggtttcttttttgtattTTGCTGAGTTTTCTCTTAATAATAGAGCTATTttggccactttgatgtctcctattttttgcaatttcgggtttcatcctcggttttcttcggggcagatggaggcttccaCCTGCCTGGGTGTtgattctgcagtagagaaaatgcagcatatttgagatcaagtggtggataaagtgtcccactcccaggaaaatgcccaatggTTTACCAACCAACTTAGGACTGTGGGTCCCCAGTTAaaggtaggggacttggtctggttgtcttccagacatgttcctatgaaagttttttctctgaaatttaagccaaggtttattggaccttataaaatttcgaagataattaatcctgtttctttccgtttggctcttccagagactttgaagattcacaatgtctttcataagtctttgttgaaaaaatatgttgaaccggtagtgcccatggctgtgcctcctgatcctgtgttggtcaaagaagatctggaatatgtagtggaaaaaaatttgcattcccatattactatatataagctccagtatctggtcaagtggaaaaGCTATGGtctggaggataattcttgggtggttgcttccgacatacatgctgatcgcttgaaccatgcttttcatcgagcccatcctgacaaacccgggggttCCCGTGAGGGTTTGGTGGCCCctttcctcaagggggggtactgttgtgaatacattttccagtttagggctccctcttgtggtcagtgctggcagtgcagttgacttgtggtatGAGAACCACACACCTGTAgaagactggcaatcaggtctttcaTATTGGGCctttataactgagtagttttctcctgttacttgccgatgCTCAATGAATCTCCTGTGTGCTAGGTTCaatctgaaaccagcccttctctctaccagaGCTCCTCTCAGACAGGTtggttttctgttttgatactaatgcttgattcctatttttccTGTGtgaagttcttggtggaattggatcattccctgctgagaGTGTCTgtgtacttagctccatgattctatgtattgtgttttgtcatgcttagtattgaattcagtccctcatctatgttagtgtttttggatcccagtaacatcagagggtgttatatatagggtggagagcctgtgtgggctcagggtcTTTCCATATCAGGTGTGCAGAGATttgttagggtttttacggctgcaggtgGTGCTCTCTCCTATCCTTTCTTATAAAGATAGtttggcctcatctttgctgaatctgttttctagctttgtattgtgttttcctatatcactgtagtctttacatgtggggggcaatgtatatctttggggattgctccgaggcagattagcttttcttatatttctatctgtaagaatatttagttctcgagGCGACTAGGTTATCGTAGGCTCGTCTCACGGCTACTTCTGGTTGTGTGTCAGGGTAGGGTCTGCGGTCCGTtggggttccagccactctggttactttttgggtttctgcatttttgatgctcctcggtcactgaatcataacagatgCCATGGTGATGCGCCTCTGCACCTGCACGTGCGCCGTTACACTTGGACTCTCAGATTTCCTGTCTGACTTGGTGATGTGTGCATGCACCACAAATGCGGTCAGATCTACTAAGCAGTGCACACATTGCTGCTTATACAGCTGTCTCAACTGATTATACCAAAGGCTAGCTATAAATAACCTCAGCACCTGCATTCAATGAATCTGGCTGATCCCCCTGAGGAAGCGGTTCAATACAGCACTCTATGTAAATATTCCAAAAAAGCGAAATGTACGTTGGGGTTAATCGGTTTGCTGGGAAGGGGGTCTTGGGAGACATGGGTTGGACATagccttttttttacattttgcacttTAAAGGAGAAAATTGTTTCAGAAAAATCATTTTATTCTCAGTTGTTAGACTTGTTCTACTCATGTCCACATAGAACTTTTTACTATTTACCCCCTCTCTAAATACACTGTTTTATATTATCATCTCTTGATTATGTATATGCATAGGATCCTATAGTCAATATTTTTGTCCAATTTCATTGTATTTATTTGTATTTACATGTCTCcttgtatttatttattgtttgtCAAATAAATTTATACCTTTTTGCATGCCATGCTCCTTGTCCTTCAGTTGTTAATATGGTGTCGATGTTTATGCTATCCCGCTTCCACATTTAATTATGTGGCCATCGGTATTATCTATAATGGTGGTAGTGAATTTTTTGAtaatattttgtaaatattttgaaaaaatgaaaatttctgctaaacttttaacccttctaacatcctaacaaaatataaaaacatttgaaaaattatgtagatgtaaagtagatatatgggaaatattatttattgaCTATTTTGTACAGCATTACTAACTGGTTTATggatataaaaattgaaagtttgaaaattgcaaaattttcaaaattttcacaaacattctgatattttcacaaataaacacaagaaATATTGACCTAAATGAACAGCTATTATAAAGTACAATATGATACCAAAACAACTGTCTCAGAATTACAAGGATTtgttgaagtgttctagagttattaCCAAATAAAATGACACTGATCACATTTAAAAAATTTGGCCTGTTCAATTAAGGTTAAAATTTGCTGTTTTACTAAGAGGTTAAGAGGTCAGTAGTACATTTCCGAAACACTCTCCCTGGATATTAAACACCACTTGATTATCTTTACTTCTTTTTTCTAATTAAAAGTGGCAcattaaaatgaataaaaatataaatgttttTTAGAACTTTAGATTGAAATTACTTATTGATATGTCTCTGAGGAGAGAGGTAATTGTGGGACATTCACTGATTCTCTCAACATCGCAAGCTCGGCAGTATTTAGAACTTTACAGTAATGAATGGACAGAGCCGGCACATGTACTGCCATGTATCCACTCAATGATGGTCGAATATTAGCCAAAATGAGGCATCACGGTCCTCGTTCTGGAGATAGATGGGAGTTTCACCTCTGTATTTTCCTCTATCACACATTTATGACATATCATCTTCTGACACAACCTCTTTAAATATAGTTATTTCGCTATCTCATAACTATGGTCATAACATCAAGATATCAGGATAAAAATATATGTACACCTTTAATATTAAGAAAAAAATATACATGAATCAAGTATTGATATTAAATGTTTACTGTTAAATGTGTACAACATTGAAAATTGAAGTCATGTCCAAAACTATTGGCATCTTTGAAatcgttccagaaaatgaagtatttatacCAGAAAATATTTGCAATTTCACATTTTATTACACCTGTTTATTGAAACAACCCAAAAAATAACAGAGaagaaaaaatgcaaattggacataatttcaaacaaaacccTAAAGCCCTTAAAATGACCAGACATAACTGTTGGCacctcaaattaatatttggttgcacaccctttggaataaataactacaatcaattgcttctataactatcaacaagcttcttataccTCTCAAATGGAATTTGGATGACTCTTCTTTTCTAAAATtccccaggtctctcatatttgaagcgtGCCTTttaccaacagcaattttaagatgtgGTGTTCAGGTGTTCAAAGGGATATAGATCCAAACTCATTGTGagccacttcagaactttccagtGTTTTGTTCTCATCCATTTTTGGGTGCTTTTTGAAATATATTTGGGATATTTATCCCCATGAccaaggacgcaaacccagctttctggcatcttcagatttcatgatgccttgcacacaatcaaggcacccactgccagaggcagcaaaataatcctaaaatatctttgaacttccaccatatttaactgtaggtactgtgttcttttctttgtatgcctcattccatttttggtaaacagtagaatgatgtgctttaccaaaaagctctatgtctcatctgtccacaaaatgctttcccagaaggattttggcttattcaTGTACATTttaacaaactgcagtctagctatcTATGTCTTTGTGTCAGTAGTTTGGTTCTCTTGAGTCTCCTGCTATagcatttcatttaattcaaatgttgatggTTAGTTGACGCTTACACTGATGAACTCTGAGAATacaagacagcttgaatttctttggaacttgatagaGGCTGCTCATCCACCATcgagactatcctgcattgcaacctttcatcaatttttctctgccatccacgtccagggagattagctacactgCCATgtgttgtaaacgtcttgattatattgcgcactgtggacaaaggtacatcaagatctctggagatggacttctcACCTTGAGAAAgcagatatttttcaacaattttggttctcaagtcctcagatattATTTCTCTTCGCCATTTACCTATTCTCCATGCTTACTGTGGCAAACAGTGCAAAGATTGAGTCAGTTTGTCCTTTTTTTATCTGCTGTCATGAGTGAttgtcatattgcccacacctgttacttgccatagaTGAGGTTAAATgagcatcacatgtttgaaacaaagtttACTCACAATTTTATAAAGGTGGTAACAATTTTGTCATGCCTATTTttgcagttttgtgtgaaattatgtccaatttgctcttttttgtgttgttctaatacacagaAAGGAATaaatacactgggtgcagacttattaggcaagttgtattttagcggattttttttattattgatcaacaactatgttctcaatcaacccaaaagactcataaatatcaaagcttaaaattTTTGGAAGTGTGAGTGGggcttttttagatttggctatctttggaggatatctgtttgtgcaggtaactattactgtgcagacttattaggcaacttaataaaaacaaaatatattcccatctcacttgtttattttcacaaggtaaaccaatataactgcacaaaatttagaaataaacatttctgacatgcaaaagcaaaaccccaaaaaattagtgaccaatatagccaccattctttatgatgacactcaacagcctaccatccatagattctgtcagttgcttgatctatttacgatcaacattgcatttagcagccaccacagcctcccagacactgttccgagaggtgtactgttttccctctctgtagatcttacattttatgagggaccacaggttctctatggggttcagatcaggtgaacaaggggagccatgtcattattttttgatcttttagacctttactggccagccacgctgtggagtagttggatacatgtgatggtgcattgtcctgcatgaaaatcatgttttttattgaactataccgacttcttcctgtaccactgcttgaagaagttgtcttccagaaactggcagtaggtctgagagttgagcttcactccatcctggaGTGGAGCTATCCATGTTGATTTAGTAAAAATAACTTTCAAGTATTTTACATATAGTTTTTttcacccccccccaaaaaacagccTTTTATTACTTTATATTTTTAGAGAAAATAAGACATTTATTAGTTTTTTAAAAGCATCTTTAAATTGCTTATTCTTCAGAGTGTAAATTACAGGATTCAGCATTGGGATCAGTACCATATAAAGAAGAGAGAAAAACTTGTCTTGTCTTGGAGAATACATTGATGTGGGTCTCATGTATAAGGAAATAATAGTGCCATAATAGAAAAGTACAGAGGTGAGATGGGAAGCGCAGGTCGAGAAAGTTTTACTTCTTCCAACTGAAGAGTGAATATTCATGATGTTAAATACAATATAAATGTAAGAAACCAAAGTCATGAAGAATGTTCCAATACCGAATACTGTACCTATAATGTATATTGTAACATTAATATGTTTGGTATCGCTACAGGAAAGCTTTAGCAAAGGAGAAATATCACAAACAAAATGATCAATTTTGTTGGATGAACAAAAAGATAACTTGGCGACTAAAACTGCAAGGCTAACAGGTTCTAATAATGCAGCAATCCATATGGAGATGATCGCAACAAGACAGGTTCTTAGACTCATGAAGACGGTATAGTGGAGCGGATGGCAGATTGCCACATAGCGGTCATATGCCATGACTGCAAGAAGATTCATTT containing:
- the LOC142312650 gene encoding olfactory receptor 5AR1-like, with product MYKVTSRNESHAAQFTILCFSDLPHLQIPLFIIFLTIYLNVIFGNIAVCLAIVFDPHLHTPMYILLSNLSVLDISYTSTSLPNLLIMLSTQQKIMSLVGCITQMYFFLCFGGMEMNLLAVMAYDRYVAICHPLHYTVFMSLRTCLVAIISIWIAALLEPVSLAVLVAKLSFCSSNKIDHFVCDISPLLKLSCSDTKHINVTIYIIGTVFGIGTFFMTLVSYIYIVFNIMNIHSSVGRSKTFSTCASHLTSVLFYYGTIISLYMRPTSMYSPRQDKFFSLLYMVLIPMLNPVIYTLKNKQFKDAFKKLINVLFSLKI